Proteins co-encoded in one Flavobacterium fluviale genomic window:
- a CDS encoding aminotransferase class III-fold pyridoxal phosphate-dependent enzyme has protein sequence MGKGQELYKKAKTLIPGGTMLLSKRPEMFLPDLWPAYFSKAKGCRIWDLDGKELTDMSIMGIGTNTLGYGNDEVDSAVLEIVKNGNMSTLSCPEEVYLAEKLIELNPWADMVRFARSGGEANSIAIRIARAASGKDKVAICGYHGWHDWYLSANHNGGDDLSGHLLAGLSPKGVPKNLKDTVYPFNYNNYDELLSIVENNEIGVIKMEVIRNFGPENNFLQKVRDLATARNIVLVFDECTSGFRETFGGIYKKYDVEPDIAMYGKTIGNGYALTAVVGRREVMEAAQTTFISSTFWTERIGPTAALATLSVMERLRSWEIITKTGNKMREGWQKLADLHNLEIQISGIPALSTYSFDSPNQLSYKTLIAQEMLDKGFLASTNFYASTVHNDKELEMYFNALDEVYTLIAKCENESLKIESLLKGPVCHGGFKRLN, from the coding sequence ATGGGAAAAGGACAAGAACTATATAAAAAAGCTAAGACTTTGATTCCGGGTGGTACCATGCTACTATCGAAAAGGCCTGAAATGTTTTTACCGGATTTGTGGCCAGCTTATTTTTCTAAAGCAAAAGGTTGTCGAATTTGGGACTTGGATGGAAAAGAATTAACTGACATGTCTATAATGGGAATTGGAACAAATACATTAGGATATGGTAATGATGAAGTGGATTCTGCTGTACTCGAAATTGTTAAAAATGGAAATATGAGTACATTGAGCTGTCCAGAAGAAGTTTATTTAGCAGAAAAGTTGATTGAGTTAAACCCGTGGGCAGATATGGTTCGTTTTGCTCGTAGTGGTGGTGAAGCTAATTCAATTGCAATTAGAATAGCGCGAGCAGCATCAGGAAAAGATAAAGTTGCAATTTGTGGCTATCACGGATGGCATGATTGGTATTTATCAGCTAATCACAATGGAGGGGATGATCTGTCAGGACATCTTCTAGCTGGTTTAAGCCCTAAGGGAGTTCCAAAGAATTTGAAAGATACAGTTTATCCCTTCAATTATAATAATTACGATGAGTTGTTGTCCATTGTTGAAAATAATGAAATTGGAGTTATCAAAATGGAGGTAATTAGGAATTTTGGCCCTGAAAATAATTTCCTGCAAAAAGTTAGAGATTTAGCAACAGCGCGAAATATCGTATTGGTGTTTGATGAGTGCACTTCTGGTTTTCGAGAAACATTTGGGGGTATTTATAAGAAATATGATGTAGAGCCAGATATTGCAATGTATGGTAAAACAATTGGGAATGGTTATGCATTAACTGCCGTTGTTGGAAGGCGTGAGGTGATGGAAGCTGCTCAAACAACTTTTATAAGCAGTACTTTTTGGACCGAAAGAATTGGGCCAACTGCTGCATTGGCAACTTTAAGTGTAATGGAAAGATTAAGATCGTGGGAAATTATTACAAAAACAGGGAACAAAATGCGTGAAGGTTGGCAAAAATTAGCAGATTTACATAATTTAGAGATTCAAATATCTGGTATACCGGCGCTTAGTACTTATAGCTTTGATAGCCCAAATCAGTTATCTTATAAAACTTTAATAGCTCAGGAAATGTTAGATAAAGGATTTTTAGCAAGTACAAATTTTTATGCTTCTACGGTTCATAATGATAAAGAGTTAGAAATGTATTTTAATGCTTTAGATGAAGTATATACGTTAATAGCTAAATGTGAAAATGAAAGTTTAAAAATTGAGAGTTTATTGAAAGGCCCTGTTTGCCACGGTGGTTTTAAAAGGTTAAATTAA
- a CDS encoding cytidylyltransferase domain-containing protein encodes MESNIIVVTQARFNSTRLPGKVLKEVKGKTLLQIHLERIHQCKKVSDIIVATTLNDSDSIIYDKVQEWGFIATRGSEDDVLDRFYQSVKDKSPEWIVRVTSDCPLIDPNLIDEVINFAQVKKVDYCSNVLIENYPDGQDIEVFKFSALEKAWRNAKLLSEREHVTLYIRNNSDFKNGNEFTASNFPCEWDFSKIRMTVDENNDFELIKILIENLGTNKTWLEYTNYIIDNDLILINNQITRNEGLIKSLKNDK; translated from the coding sequence ATGGAATCAAATATAATAGTAGTAACTCAAGCTCGTTTCAACAGCACTAGACTTCCTGGCAAAGTTTTAAAAGAAGTAAAAGGAAAAACGCTTTTGCAGATTCATTTAGAGAGAATTCATCAATGTAAAAAAGTTTCTGATATTATTGTCGCTACGACATTAAACGATAGCGATTCAATTATATACGATAAAGTACAAGAATGGGGATTTATTGCGACTAGAGGTTCTGAAGATGATGTTTTGGATCGTTTTTATCAATCAGTGAAAGATAAATCTCCAGAATGGATAGTAAGAGTTACTTCGGATTGCCCATTAATTGATCCAAATTTAATAGATGAAGTAATTAATTTTGCTCAGGTAAAGAAAGTAGATTATTGTTCGAATGTACTTATAGAAAATTATCCTGATGGACAAGATATTGAAGTTTTTAAATTTTCGGCTTTAGAAAAAGCATGGAGAAATGCAAAATTATTGTCTGAAAGGGAACATGTTACTCTATATATTAGAAATAACTCTGACTTTAAAAACGGAAATGAGTTTACAGCTTCAAATTTTCCCTGTGAGTGGGACTTTTCAAAAATCAGAATGACAGTCGATGAAAATAATGATTTTGAATTAATTAAAATTTTAATTGAAAATTTAGGTACTAATAAAACGTGGTTAGAATATACAAATTATATTATTGATAATGATTTAATATTAATAAATAATCAAATTACTCGAAATGAAGGCCTTATAAAGTCTTTAAAAAATGATAAATAA
- a CDS encoding aldo/keto reductase produces the protein MSNKLILGTVQMGLDYGINNPSGKIKFDDCCQILKTAFEKGITTLDTAEAYGNAHQVIGAYHRINSPNKFKIITKMPHDIVSNQIDAKIENYLKELNVERLEVLMFHSFEAYKNNRESIDVLMNLKSKNKIKHLGVSVYTNEEIGEVLHDNSIDVVQLPFNLLDNEIIRGELILQLKAKGKIVHSRSAFLQGLFFKEISNDNPVSQALANELTVLKNIALEENTTMLNLALSYCLKQGNIDNVLIGVDSVAHLEENLNAVSYTIPVSANNKIKSIKVQNKQLLNPSLWNQI, from the coding sequence ATGAGTAATAAACTTATTTTAGGAACCGTTCAAATGGGATTGGATTATGGTATAAATAATCCAAGTGGTAAGATTAAATTTGATGATTGTTGTCAAATTTTAAAAACAGCTTTTGAAAAAGGAATAACAACATTAGATACAGCCGAGGCTTATGGTAATGCGCATCAAGTAATAGGAGCTTACCATCGGATAAATTCTCCGAATAAATTTAAAATTATTACTAAAATGCCGCATGATATTGTATCTAATCAAATTGATGCAAAGATTGAGAATTATTTAAAAGAACTTAATGTAGAAAGATTAGAAGTTTTAATGTTTCATTCCTTTGAAGCTTATAAGAATAACAGAGAATCGATAGATGTTTTAATGAATTTGAAGAGTAAAAACAAAATAAAACATCTAGGAGTTTCTGTTTATACAAATGAGGAAATTGGAGAGGTTTTACATGATAATTCTATAGATGTTGTTCAGCTTCCGTTTAATTTATTAGATAATGAGATTATCAGAGGAGAGCTAATACTTCAATTGAAAGCCAAAGGGAAAATTGTTCATTCTCGTTCTGCATTTTTACAAGGTTTGTTTTTTAAAGAAATTTCAAACGATAATCCAGTTTCTCAGGCCTTGGCTAATGAATTAACAGTTTTAAAAAATATTGCTTTAGAAGAAAATACAACAATGCTAAATTTAGCATTAAGTTATTGCTTAAAACAAGGAAATATCGATAATGTGTTAATAGGTGTAGATTCTGTAGCGCACTTGGAAGAAAATTTAAATGCTGTAAGCTATACTATACCAGTAAGTGCAAATAACAAAATTAAAAGTATAAAAGTTCAAAACAAGCAATTATTAAATCCATCATTATGGAATCAAATATAA
- a CDS encoding GNAT family N-acetyltransferase yields MKAQDIVSDRLLLKRLSINHLSHQYVSWLNDHDVNKYLETKGNYTLEKLESFLIDQEEKDIYFWAIHLKENYEHIGNIKIDPINIENNSGEYGILMGNKKYWGKGYAKEASEIVINYCFEILGLKQITLGVIENNLSAVSLYKRLGFNISESFSNYGIYDNKESNLLRMNLENSNE; encoded by the coding sequence ATGAAAGCGCAAGACATTGTAAGTGATAGACTGTTGTTGAAAAGATTATCGATTAATCATCTTTCACATCAATATGTTTCTTGGTTAAATGATCATGATGTAAATAAATATCTAGAAACGAAAGGAAATTATACACTTGAAAAATTGGAATCTTTTTTGATTGATCAAGAAGAAAAAGATATTTATTTCTGGGCAATTCATTTGAAAGAAAATTATGAACACATTGGTAATATTAAAATCGATCCAATAAATATTGAAAATAATTCTGGAGAATATGGAATTTTAATGGGAAATAAAAAGTATTGGGGTAAGGGATATGCAAAAGAAGCTTCAGAGATCGTGATAAATTACTGTTTCGAAATTTTGGGTTTAAAACAAATAACTTTAGGTGTTATCGAGAATAACTTAAGTGCTGTATCTTTATACAAAAGACTTGGTTTTAACATTAGTGAATCATTTTCTAATTATGGAATTTATGATAATAAAGAAAGTAATTTGCTTCGCATGAATTTAGAAAATAGTAATGAGTAA
- the pseC gene encoding UDP-4-amino-4,6-dideoxy-N-acetyl-beta-L-altrosamine transaminase, translating to MKNIPYGRQNITQKDIEVVIEALQSDYLTQGPKISEFENAFANYVGSRYAVAVSNGTAALHLCTLALDVKEGDKIITTPITFAASANCVRYCGGEVVFSDIDPKNYLLDIEGVRQLLEKSPEGTYKGIIPVDFAGRAVDLQAYRELADKYNLWIIEDACHAPGGFFTDSNDVSQNCGNSNYADLAIFSFHPVKHIACGEGGMVTTNNEELYKKLLELRTHGITKNELEYVNPISFANGVQSLETNYPSWYMEMKTLGFNYRLTDFQAALGLSQLSRADEGISKRKKIASIYNESFKNKTFIKGHSGFIIGHAYHLYVIEVEDRLGLYNYLRENKIFAQIHYIPCHLMPYYRDLGWNEGDMPNAEEYYKNCISLPMYPTLKDDELSYVISTIIRYYE from the coding sequence ATGAAGAATATACCATACGGTCGCCAGAATATAACTCAAAAAGATATTGAAGTTGTAATTGAAGCATTGCAATCTGATTACTTAACTCAAGGTCCTAAAATTTCAGAATTTGAAAATGCTTTCGCAAACTATGTTGGAAGTAGATATGCTGTTGCTGTTTCAAATGGAACCGCTGCATTACATTTGTGCACGCTAGCATTAGATGTGAAAGAAGGCGATAAGATAATTACAACCCCAATAACTTTCGCAGCTTCAGCAAATTGCGTTCGATATTGTGGAGGAGAAGTTGTTTTTTCAGATATTGATCCAAAAAACTATCTTTTAGATATAGAGGGTGTAAGACAATTATTAGAAAAGTCTCCAGAAGGGACTTATAAAGGGATCATTCCTGTTGATTTTGCTGGTAGAGCTGTTGATTTGCAAGCTTACAGAGAGTTGGCTGACAAATATAATTTATGGATAATTGAAGATGCTTGTCATGCTCCTGGTGGTTTTTTTACAGATTCTAATGATGTAAGTCAAAATTGTGGAAATAGTAATTATGCTGACTTAGCTATTTTTTCTTTTCATCCTGTAAAGCATATTGCATGTGGTGAGGGTGGTATGGTGACAACAAATAATGAGGAATTATATAAAAAACTTTTGGAATTGCGTACCCATGGAATAACCAAAAATGAATTAGAATATGTTAATCCGATTAGTTTTGCAAATGGAGTACAGTCTTTAGAGACTAACTATCCTAGTTGGTACATGGAAATGAAAACTTTGGGTTTTAATTATCGTTTGACGGATTTTCAAGCCGCATTAGGATTAAGTCAATTAAGCAGAGCAGATGAAGGTATTTCAAAAAGAAAAAAGATAGCAAGCATCTATAACGAAAGTTTCAAAAATAAGACATTTATAAAAGGTCATTCGGGATTTATAATTGGACATGCTTATCATCTGTATGTTATTGAAGTAGAGGATAGGTTAGGTCTCTATAATTATTTGAGAGAAAATAAAATTTTTGCACAGATACATTATATTCCATGTCATTTAATGCCGTATTACAGGGACCTTGGATGGAATGAAGGTGATATGCCAAATGCAGAAGAATATTATAAAAATTGTATAAGCTTACCAATGTATCCAACATTGAAAGATGATGAGCTAAGTTATGTTATATCTACTATAATTAGATATTACGAATGA
- the pseB gene encoding UDP-N-acetylglucosamine 4,6-dehydratase (inverting) has translation MNLENKTILITGGTGSLGKALTTHIFKNHPNIKKLIIFSRDEQKQFQMSHEFPESKFPQIRFLLGDVRDEQRLVRAFHGVDIVIHAAAMKHVHLAEYNPDECIKTNVGGAQNVIHAALQTSVGNVVALSTDKACAPINLYGATKLTSDKLFVAANNIKGTNPIKFSVVRYGNVMGSNGSVIPFFMKKKLEGKLPITDTTMTRFNISLQGGVDMVMHAIDKAWGGEIFIPKIPSYRITDVAEAVAPDCNLEIVGIRPGEKIHEEMITSSDSYNTYDLGRYYTILPSIPNFNLDNFITSFNAVKVPEGFTYNSGTNTEWETVEGLRDLIKEHVDSNF, from the coding sequence ATGAATCTCGAAAATAAGACAATTTTAATAACAGGAGGAACAGGTTCACTAGGAAAAGCACTTACTACTCATATTTTCAAAAATCACCCAAACATAAAAAAACTTATCATTTTCTCGAGGGATGAACAAAAACAATTTCAAATGTCACATGAATTTCCCGAAAGTAAATTTCCACAAATTAGATTTTTGCTGGGAGATGTTAGGGATGAACAAAGATTGGTGCGTGCATTTCATGGAGTAGATATTGTAATCCATGCAGCAGCAATGAAGCATGTGCATTTAGCAGAGTATAATCCAGATGAATGTATAAAAACAAACGTTGGAGGAGCGCAAAATGTAATTCATGCAGCTTTGCAAACTAGTGTGGGCAATGTTGTTGCCTTATCAACAGATAAAGCTTGTGCACCTATTAATTTATATGGTGCTACTAAATTAACTTCTGATAAGTTATTTGTAGCAGCGAATAATATTAAAGGAACTAATCCGATTAAGTTTTCGGTTGTAAGATATGGTAATGTAATGGGATCAAATGGGTCTGTTATACCATTTTTTATGAAGAAAAAACTAGAAGGAAAATTACCAATAACTGATACTACAATGACGCGTTTTAATATATCACTTCAAGGAGGAGTAGATATGGTTATGCATGCGATTGATAAAGCATGGGGTGGTGAAATATTTATTCCCAAAATTCCATCATATAGAATTACCGATGTAGCTGAGGCTGTTGCACCTGATTGTAATTTAGAAATTGTAGGCATTAGACCTGGAGAAAAGATACACGAGGAAATGATTACATCTTCAGATTCATATAATACTTATGATTTAGGACGATATTATACGATATTGCCATCAATTCCAAATTTTAATTTGGATAATTTTATAACTTCTTTTAATGCTGTAAAAGTGCCTGAAGGATTTACTTATAATTCAGGAACTAATACTGAATGGGAAACTGTTGAAGGTCTAAGAGATCTAATTAAAGAACATGTAGATTCAAACTTTTAA
- a CDS encoding Wzz/FepE/Etk N-terminal domain-containing protein, with the protein MDNTPVQNDEISLKELIIKLKEWYAYLLSQWKIIFLAGIIGASIGLAYSFTKKPVYTATLSFALEDEKTGGGLGGALGLASSFGLDLGGSGGGIFTGSNLTELFKSRSMVEKTLLSPVIVNGKEMSLAEMFIQNNNWRSKWNNKPKLSKLQFLPQDNRKYFTRVHDSILGEIYYKLTKASLSVAQKDKKVGIISIDVSSDDEFFARYFCEGLAKEVADFYVTTKSKKARINMSILERQTDSIRQELNSAITGVAVANDNTFMLNPALNVKRAPSARRQVDVQANTAILTELVKQTELAKVALRKETPLIQIIDRPVFPLPKESFSKVKGIVAGGFLAGFIMTFFLIARKIIKKLLKN; encoded by the coding sequence ATGGATAATACACCTGTACAAAACGATGAAATATCGTTAAAGGAATTAATAATTAAATTAAAAGAATGGTATGCTTACCTTTTGTCACAATGGAAAATCATTTTCTTAGCTGGTATAATTGGAGCTTCTATAGGTTTAGCCTATTCTTTTACTAAAAAACCAGTTTACACAGCAACTTTATCTTTTGCATTAGAAGATGAGAAAACTGGTGGGGGGTTAGGAGGAGCACTCGGATTGGCAAGTTCATTTGGCTTAGATTTAGGAGGAAGTGGTGGAGGAATTTTTACTGGATCTAATTTAACTGAGTTGTTTAAATCAAGATCAATGGTTGAAAAGACGTTATTATCTCCAGTGATTGTTAATGGAAAAGAAATGTCATTAGCAGAGATGTTTATACAAAATAATAACTGGAGAAGTAAATGGAACAATAAACCTAAATTGAGCAAATTACAATTTTTGCCACAAGATAACAGAAAATATTTCACTCGAGTACATGATAGTATCTTGGGAGAAATATATTATAAATTAACTAAAGCATCTTTGTCAGTAGCTCAAAAAGACAAAAAAGTTGGAATCATATCTATTGATGTGTCATCTGATGATGAATTTTTTGCTCGTTATTTTTGCGAAGGTTTAGCAAAGGAAGTTGCTGACTTCTATGTAACCACTAAAAGCAAAAAAGCTAGAATTAATATGAGTATTCTAGAACGGCAAACAGATTCTATTCGTCAAGAGTTAAACAGTGCTATTACTGGGGTGGCAGTGGCAAATGATAATACATTTATGCTAAATCCTGCTTTAAATGTTAAAAGAGCACCCTCTGCACGACGCCAAGTTGATGTACAGGCAAATACTGCAATATTAACTGAATTAGTAAAGCAGACAGAGTTAGCTAAAGTTGCTTTACGCAAAGAAACTCCCTTAATACAAATTATTGACCGTCCTGTTTTTCCTCTTCCAAAAGAATCATTTAGTAAAGTAAAAGGAATAGTGGCTGGTGGTTTTTTGGCCGGTTTTATAATGACATTTTTTTTAATCGCAAGAAAAATAATAAAAAAACTATTAAAGAATTAA